A window of bacterium contains these coding sequences:
- a CDS encoding TonB-dependent receptor encodes MRTAHVMFPAIVLLAGLIVPTSVQAAVISGRITDASNGNPVVFAAIKIVELDRQSHTDADGRYVFNDLPAGRYTVAVSFAGYSDYAIGVLDLTQDAIKTLDAALQPDMAPLYGGNPAVAPSLSPREMDSQFRFSLREFPVRLSDLPLRGYEDFVAILPGTVRRHYSAPLHVRGGRIEEFDYRVDGFPQQDPLTGESFTAINANAIDGIRFRPGYRDPSNGWAISGQADVASRESWSTGGAIEVSTDNFHGEKSDYALYALDLTGPLVASRPERLIYTVAGEYRTRGNRAPGEPGDWNYLGAWHTNLRWRPNGQTSAFLGTGGSYRDWKYTPGAWTFNAAHAPRGVDEHYAVMGRVEHAFTFRTRLSAQAQWFSARHRQGDGVYFDDLWAYGRPGLGPYSDATNLYYAWDDMLLDPDSLEAGRQVPWRTPAVESTITVPLPNGGSRQQSFVVRGDESYLWDDYLEQKDSYVGGRIALVHSHGRDARTQAGLEFQRHTVRSYQNIFPSRIYLGDEGGLDDISRYGFDVLGEEDGNGALHVAPQPLFLAGFASQHWEFGDLTVDGGLRWDHFDYDTQTLLDPHSPLDPHDLRTYADTATGLSNEERNRLLQASQELNPDDLAEAETIGRLSPRLSASLRITDEAALHFHGGRYIQRPPLEDIYPDYGFLEYKVRTGGYAFVFPNPSLSPTEVVTVDAGWQQRLHDRIDFGLTLFHKDYDHIAGAETIAATPNGFSMMQDQGSATARGIEAEIGVRSQRGMTAQLHYTYTDISDDESYANTQSNIAWTSAPVRLAGPFTFEQEHRLVGILDLRTGPNAGPRLGDWHLFENAGVTFLGDFGSGFPYSPTRVHSELFLGFPSMSVPTGPIGSERTPSTARVDLRANKTFALRGAAVEIYLWVINLFDRENAVDVYSGTGEPDNTGWLGTPDGRQFADNFAEIHDASFLSGEQKYRLRQNDPANLDIPRQIRVGMRLGF; translated from the coding sequence ATGCGAACCGCCCATGTGATGTTTCCGGCGATCGTCCTGCTTGCGGGCCTGATTGTCCCCACGTCAGTGCAGGCGGCAGTAATCTCGGGACGGATCACCGACGCCTCAAACGGCAACCCGGTGGTCTTTGCAGCCATCAAGATCGTCGAACTCGACAGGCAGTCGCATACCGACGCCGATGGTCGGTATGTCTTTAACGATCTGCCCGCCGGTCGTTACACCGTCGCCGTCTCGTTCGCCGGATACAGCGATTACGCCATCGGCGTGCTCGACCTCACGCAGGATGCGATCAAGACGCTCGACGCCGCCCTGCAACCCGACATGGCGCCGCTGTACGGCGGAAACCCAGCGGTTGCACCGTCGCTTTCACCTCGTGAAATGGACTCGCAATTCAGATTCTCGCTGCGTGAATTCCCGGTGCGTTTGAGCGATTTGCCGTTGCGGGGCTATGAGGACTTCGTGGCGATCCTGCCCGGAACAGTGCGTCGGCACTATTCCGCGCCCCTGCACGTCCGCGGCGGGCGCATCGAGGAGTTCGATTACAGGGTGGACGGTTTCCCGCAACAAGACCCGCTGACCGGCGAATCCTTCACCGCGATCAACGCCAATGCGATCGATGGGATCCGATTCCGCCCGGGATACCGTGATCCGTCGAACGGCTGGGCCATCTCGGGGCAGGCCGATGTCGCCAGCCGCGAGAGCTGGTCAACCGGCGGGGCCATCGAAGTCAGCACCGACAACTTCCACGGCGAGAAATCGGACTACGCCCTCTACGCCCTCGATCTCACCGGGCCGCTTGTTGCGTCCAGGCCCGAACGTCTGATATACACCGTCGCCGGCGAATACCGCACACGCGGCAATCGCGCCCCCGGCGAACCGGGGGATTGGAACTATCTGGGCGCCTGGCACACCAACCTGCGCTGGCGCCCGAACGGGCAGACAAGCGCCTTCCTCGGAACTGGTGGCTCCTACCGCGACTGGAAGTACACCCCGGGCGCCTGGACCTTCAATGCCGCGCATGCCCCGCGCGGAGTCGACGAGCACTACGCGGTCATGGGACGAGTCGAACATGCCTTCACATTTCGCACCCGTCTCTCGGCACAGGCCCAGTGGTTTTCCGCGCGCCACCGTCAGGGCGATGGTGTCTACTTCGACGATCTCTGGGCCTACGGACGGCCCGGACTGGGACCTTACTCCGACGCCACCAATCTTTACTACGCTTGGGACGACATGCTCCTTGATCCCGACAGTCTGGAAGCTGGCCGCCAGGTTCCCTGGCGCACGCCGGCCGTGGAGTCGACCATCACCGTGCCGCTCCCGAACGGTGGGTCACGGCAGCAGTCATTTGTCGTGCGCGGCGACGAGAGTTACCTCTGGGATGACTATCTGGAGCAGAAGGATTCCTACGTCGGCGGACGTATCGCGCTGGTGCACTCCCATGGACGCGATGCGCGCACGCAAGCCGGGTTGGAATTCCAGCGGCACACCGTGCGCTCCTACCAGAACATCTTCCCCAGCCGCATCTACCTGGGCGACGAGGGCGGGTTGGACGATATCAGCCGCTACGGGTTCGATGTCCTCGGCGAAGAGGACGGCAACGGTGCTCTCCATGTTGCGCCCCAGCCGCTGTTTCTGGCGGGCTTTGCTTCGCAGCACTGGGAATTCGGCGATCTGACCGTCGACGGCGGGTTGCGCTGGGATCATTTCGACTATGACACCCAAACGCTGCTTGATCCACACAGTCCGCTCGACCCCCACGATCTGCGAACTTATGCCGACACCGCCACCGGACTCAGCAACGAAGAACGCAATCGACTGCTCCAGGCATCCCAGGAACTGAACCCCGACGATCTTGCCGAAGCCGAGACGATCGGCCGCCTCTCGCCGCGTCTGTCGGCCAGTCTGCGCATCACCGACGAGGCCGCGCTGCACTTTCACGGCGGACGTTATATCCAAAGGCCGCCGCTGGAAGACATCTACCCCGACTATGGTTTCCTCGAGTACAAAGTGCGCACCGGCGGCTACGCGTTTGTCTTCCCGAATCCCTCGCTATCGCCGACCGAAGTGGTCACTGTCGATGCCGGCTGGCAACAGCGGCTGCATGATCGCATCGATTTCGGACTGACACTCTTCCACAAGGACTACGATCACATCGCCGGCGCGGAGACTATTGCCGCCACCCCCAACGGCTTTAGCATGATGCAGGATCAGGGCAGCGCGACCGCGCGCGGGATCGAGGCGGAAATCGGCGTCCGAAGCCAACGCGGCATGACGGCGCAACTCCACTACACCTACACCGACATCAGCGACGACGAATCCTACGCCAACACCCAATCGAACATTGCCTGGACGAGCGCGCCGGTCCGTCTGGCCGGGCCGTTCACCTTCGAACAGGAACACCGGCTGGTCGGCATCCTCGATCTGCGCACCGGACCCAATGCCGGGCCGCGGCTCGGCGATTGGCATCTCTTCGAGAACGCCGGCGTCACGTTTCTCGGCGACTTCGGTTCCGGATTCCCGTATTCGCCGACGCGGGTCCACTCGGAACTGTTTCTGGGCTTCCCTTCCATGTCGGTTCCCACCGGTCCGATTGGCTCGGAACGGACCCCATCGACCGCCCGTGTCGATCTGCGCGCCAACAAGACCTTCGCGCTGCGCGGCGCCGCGGTCGAGATCTACCTGTGGGTCATCAACCTCTTCGATCGCGAGAATGCCGTCGATGTGTACTCCGGCACCGGCGAGCCTGATAACACCGGCTGGCTGGGAACACCCGATGGCCGGCAATTCGCCGACAACTTCGCCGAGATTCACGATGCCTCATTTTTGAGCGGCGAGCAGAAGTACCGCCTGCGCCAGAACGACCCGGCAAATCTCGACATCCCGCGGCAGATCCGCGTCGGCATGCGCCTGGGGTTTTGA
- a CDS encoding DUF2339 domain-containing protein, producing MAEHDDRLRRIEERLSAIEARLGISPSAPPTAPPTPTPLPVAPRPQPSSLPRPAPSGVGISATTVLGWGGVAALVLAAAYLIRLAIDSGWLTPERQVGMAGVFGMALIVAGLLMREGYRRYGSLLPAGGIAVLFLTVYGAHLYHKLIGPMPAAVGVVVICLGALALREHYKNELYTFFAVVGSYTGPYFLHALAARPLDLVIYFAAWDLLFCGYALRAGWRSVYLLSAYLAFVVFDASWRMAEHADWVWAAGFQAAQFVIFLAATILYSVRHRAPLKEHEATLHLPPLLFFYAMEYAILGRYIPDAAPWLALASVAALWIGYLIARQRLDDDAKAGEQVVATYAAIALFHAGYIELVPDGWGAFTGLIAAAVFAVVASRASNWIRRLWPLAVAFAIVAFLGYARLAIGGQLHEVVAWRVLIPLYAAVLYAAYWILRGRDTQRLPALASLYFAHLIVMAGAVHFTDSRFVVSIVWGLLAVAALVISMTTGDRRLGRSSLLVFAAFAAKVLLFDLSGTAPLVRIGCLVVLGVTLYVGGLLYQRIDTKPS from the coding sequence ATGGCCGAACATGATGACCGTTTGCGACGGATCGAAGAGCGCTTAAGCGCGATCGAGGCGCGTCTGGGTATTTCCCCCTCCGCACCACCAACGGCCCCGCCGACACCCACCCCCCTGCCGGTCGCGCCACGGCCGCAGCCATCTTCTCTCCCCCGGCCCGCCCCCTCCGGAGTCGGCATCTCGGCCACCACGGTGCTGGGTTGGGGCGGGGTGGCAGCTCTGGTGCTGGCCGCCGCCTATTTGATTCGGCTGGCCATCGATTCCGGCTGGCTCACACCGGAACGCCAAGTCGGGATGGCCGGAGTCTTCGGGATGGCGCTGATCGTCGCAGGGTTGTTGATGCGGGAAGGATATCGCCGCTACGGCAGTCTCTTGCCCGCTGGCGGAATTGCGGTGCTCTTTCTCACTGTCTATGGCGCCCATCTCTACCACAAACTGATCGGGCCGATGCCGGCCGCGGTCGGAGTGGTGGTCATCTGCCTCGGAGCGCTGGCGCTGCGCGAGCATTACAAGAACGAACTCTACACCTTCTTCGCGGTCGTTGGCTCCTACACCGGGCCGTACTTCCTCCATGCGCTGGCGGCGCGTCCCCTGGACCTGGTGATCTATTTCGCCGCGTGGGATCTGCTCTTTTGCGGCTATGCGCTGCGCGCCGGATGGCGCTCGGTCTACCTGCTTTCCGCCTACCTCGCCTTTGTCGTCTTCGACGCATCGTGGCGCATGGCCGAGCATGCCGATTGGGTCTGGGCCGCCGGTTTTCAGGCGGCGCAGTTCGTCATCTTCCTGGCCGCGACCATCCTCTATTCGGTGCGGCATCGCGCGCCGCTCAAAGAGCACGAAGCGACCCTGCATTTGCCGCCGCTGCTGTTCTTCTATGCGATGGAATACGCCATCCTCGGGCGCTACATCCCTGATGCCGCTCCCTGGCTGGCGCTGGCCAGCGTGGCCGCCCTCTGGATCGGTTACCTGATTGCGCGGCAGCGCCTGGACGATGACGCCAAAGCCGGCGAGCAGGTGGTGGCGACCTATGCCGCCATCGCGCTCTTCCACGCCGGGTATATCGAATTGGTCCCCGATGGCTGGGGCGCGTTCACCGGCCTGATCGCGGCGGCGGTCTTTGCTGTGGTGGCGTCGCGCGCATCCAATTGGATCCGTCGCCTCTGGCCGCTGGCCGTCGCTTTCGCAATCGTCGCCTTCCTCGGCTATGCCCGTCTGGCCATCGGCGGACAACTGCATGAAGTGGTCGCCTGGCGCGTGCTGATCCCGCTATATGCCGCCGTGCTCTATGCCGCGTACTGGATCCTGCGCGGACGCGACACACAGCGCCTGCCCGCGCTCGCCAGTCTCTATTTCGCCCACCTGATCGTCATGGCCGGCGCGGTGCACTTCACCGACAGCCGCTTTGTCGTGTCGATTGTCTGGGGACTGCTCGCGGTCGCGGCGCTGGTGATCTCGATGACCACCGGCGACCGACGCCTGGGGCGGTCATCGCTTCTGGTCTTCGCCGCCTTTGCCGCCAAGGTCCTGCTCTTCGATTTGTCGGGAACGGCGCCGTTGGTGCGGATCGGATGCCTGGTGGTGTTGGGGGTGACACTATATGTCGGCGGCCTGCTATATCAACGGATCGATACAAAACCCAGTTGA
- a CDS encoding TIGR01777 family oxidoreductase, which yields MKVLLTGASGMIGSILSPTLTADGHGVVGLRRAGRDVRGPTWDPQTGAIDESALAGADAIVHLAGENIGAGRWTAARKRLIRDSRVGPTHALCEQLAKMPNPPPTLAVASAVGFYGDRGEEWLTESSAPGKGFLADVVREWEAATAPAAAKGIRVVNLRFGIILTPRGGALQRMLLPFKLGLGGVIGSGRQYWCWVDIDDVIGAIRHALLNQSLGGPVNVVSPNPVTNREFTRTLARVLSRPAVFPLPAPVARLALGEMADELLLYSARVRPEKLQASSYHFRHTDLEESLRHQLGR from the coding sequence ATGAAAGTGCTGTTGACCGGGGCCTCCGGGATGATTGGGTCGATTCTGTCGCCCACCTTGACGGCTGACGGGCACGGAGTTGTGGGGTTGCGACGCGCGGGCCGGGATGTCAGAGGGCCCACGTGGGATCCGCAGACCGGCGCGATCGACGAATCGGCGCTGGCCGGCGCGGACGCGATCGTTCACCTCGCGGGGGAGAACATTGGCGCGGGGCGTTGGACGGCCGCACGCAAGCGGTTGATCCGCGACAGCCGCGTGGGGCCGACCCATGCGCTCTGCGAGCAATTGGCCAAGATGCCGAATCCGCCGCCCACGTTGGCGGTGGCCTCGGCGGTTGGGTTCTATGGCGACCGCGGCGAAGAGTGGTTGACCGAATCGTCCGCCCCCGGTAAAGGGTTCCTTGCCGATGTGGTCCGTGAGTGGGAAGCGGCGACCGCCCCCGCGGCGGCGAAGGGGATCCGGGTGGTCAACCTCCGCTTCGGCATCATCCTGACGCCGCGCGGCGGCGCGTTGCAGCGGATGCTCCTGCCGTTCAAGCTCGGCCTGGGTGGGGTGATCGGATCGGGACGGCAGTACTGGTGCTGGGTCGACATCGATGATGTGATCGGCGCCATCCGCCATGCGCTGCTGAACCAGAGTTTGGGCGGCCCGGTCAATGTGGTGTCGCCGAATCCGGTGACCAACCGCGAGTTCACGCGGACATTGGCCCGCGTGTTGTCGCGTCCGGCGGTCTTCCCGTTGCCGGCGCCGGTGGCGCGTCTGGCGCTGGGCGAGATGGCCGATGAACTGCTGTTGTACTCGGCGCGTGTCCGGCCGGAAAAACTGCAGGCCAGCTCCTACCACTTCCGCCACACCGACCTCGAAGAGTCGTTGCGCCACCAACTGGGACGATGA
- a CDS encoding cytochrome c3 family protein — translation MRRWPTIAQLILALLLAAPARLSAQTTDDCMMCHEDPTLVSERTGRRVTVILASFEASVHGALECVDCHADLSGAEFPHKPKLAPVDCGLCHEDVAAVYGRSIHGRLAASGAPLAPRCWDCHGSHDIVAHTQPNSRVTKFQIPFMCGRCHKEGTPVSQTYDIPLDSIQTHYSFGVHGEGLYQKGLTVSAVCTDCHTAHNVLPHTDPASSIHASKIPGTCQKCHGRIEDVHAKVIRGELWEKEPHKIPVCIDCHEPHRTRRLVYEESISDAECMSCHRRPELVMQRDGDTVSLFVDSTEFSASIHHRSKVACAQCHTGATRSATERPCATVAARVDCGICHAQVDSIYATSTHGQLIDRGDPNAPTCTDCHGTHGVRDRRDPKSRTFPINVPALCADCHREGQKAAVRYTGTQHDIIEHYTESIHGKGLLQSGLVVTAMCTDCHTAHHVLPRDDPQSSVNHENVPKTCARCHNGIFEKFARSIHSATVSESDKKLPSCIDCHSSHTITRTGEEGFKLAITDQCGECHKDVTESYFETMHGKVSKLGSTVAAKCYDCHGSHDILPPSDPKSHLSRANIVRTCAQCHPGSNRRFAGYLTHATHHDKDKYPILYYTFWFMSSLLIGTLTLAGTHTLMWLPRSFQAMKQHKKHQAKPYRLEFKRFTRRQRQLHILVVISFLGLALTGMTLKFSYLGWARFLSSVLGGFESASFIHRVCAVITFSYFGMHLHDLWQRRKESRKSWKAFLLDKDSMLPNKNDWVDLKATLKWFIGRGPRPQYGRWTYWEKFDYFAVFWGVVVIGSTGLMLWFPEFFTRFLPGWFINVATIIHSDEALLAVGFIFTVHFFNTHFRPDKFPMDTVIFTGRVSIQEFRMDRPREFAELVRTRQLKKHLAEPLPPVVVKGMKVFGWIALSLGLSLIMLIIWAEVFGYR, via the coding sequence GTGCGCCGTTGGCCGACCATCGCGCAGTTGATTCTGGCGCTGCTGTTGGCGGCGCCGGCGCGGCTGTCGGCACAGACGACCGACGACTGTATGATGTGCCATGAGGACCCGACGCTGGTCTCTGAGCGGACGGGCCGTCGGGTCACCGTCATCCTGGCGAGTTTTGAGGCATCGGTGCATGGGGCGCTGGAATGCGTGGATTGCCATGCCGATCTGTCCGGTGCCGAATTCCCGCACAAGCCCAAGCTGGCGCCGGTCGATTGCGGGCTCTGCCATGAGGATGTCGCCGCGGTTTATGGCAGGAGCATACACGGCCGTTTGGCGGCCTCGGGTGCGCCGCTGGCGCCGCGTTGCTGGGATTGCCACGGCTCCCATGACATCGTGGCGCACACCCAGCCGAACTCGCGTGTCACCAAATTCCAGATACCCTTTATGTGCGGACGGTGCCATAAGGAAGGCACCCCGGTCAGCCAGACCTACGACATCCCGCTGGATTCAATCCAGACCCACTACTCGTTCGGCGTGCACGGCGAAGGGCTCTACCAGAAGGGGTTGACGGTCTCGGCGGTGTGCACCGACTGTCACACGGCGCACAATGTGCTCCCGCACACCGATCCGGCTTCCAGCATCCACGCCAGCAAGATCCCAGGCACCTGCCAGAAGTGCCATGGTCGCATCGAGGATGTGCATGCCAAGGTCATCCGCGGGGAATTGTGGGAGAAGGAACCGCACAAGATCCCGGTCTGCATCGATTGCCACGAGCCGCACCGGACGCGGCGGCTGGTCTATGAGGAGAGCATTTCCGACGCCGAGTGCATGTCCTGCCATCGACGCCCGGAACTGGTGATGCAGCGGGATGGCGACACGGTGTCGCTGTTTGTCGACTCCACCGAATTCAGCGCGTCGATTCACCATCGCTCGAAGGTGGCCTGCGCGCAGTGCCACACCGGGGCGACGCGCTCGGCAACCGAGCGGCCGTGCGCCACGGTCGCGGCGCGGGTCGATTGCGGGATCTGTCATGCGCAGGTGGACTCGATCTATGCCACCAGCACCCATGGCCAGTTGATTGACCGGGGCGACCCCAACGCGCCCACCTGCACCGATTGCCACGGCACGCACGGCGTGCGCGATCGGCGCGACCCGAAGTCAAGAACCTTCCCGATCAACGTGCCGGCGCTTTGCGCCGACTGCCATCGCGAAGGGCAAAAGGCGGCGGTCCGCTACACCGGCACCCAGCACGACATCATCGAACACTATACCGAGAGCATTCACGGCAAGGGGCTTTTGCAGAGCGGGTTGGTGGTCACCGCGATGTGCACCGATTGCCACACGGCGCACCATGTCCTGCCCCGGGACGATCCGCAGTCCAGCGTCAATCACGAAAATGTCCCGAAGACCTGCGCGCGCTGCCACAACGGCATCTTCGAGAAGTTCGCGCGCAGCATCCATTCGGCCACCGTCTCCGAGAGCGACAAGAAGCTCCCCTCCTGCATCGATTGCCACTCCTCGCACACGATCACACGGACCGGCGAAGAAGGATTCAAGCTGGCCATCACCGATCAGTGCGGCGAGTGCCACAAGGATGTCACCGAGAGCTACTTCGAGACGATGCATGGCAAGGTGTCGAAGCTGGGATCGACGGTGGCGGCCAAGTGCTACGACTGCCACGGCTCACATGACATTCTTCCGCCCAGCGACCCGAAATCGCATCTGTCGCGGGCCAACATTGTGCGGACCTGCGCCCAGTGCCACCCCGGATCGAACCGCCGCTTCGCCGGGTACCTGACCCACGCGACCCACCACGACAAGGACAAGTACCCGATCCTGTATTACACCTTCTGGTTTATGAGTTCGCTGCTGATCGGCACTCTGACCCTGGCGGGGACCCACACTCTGATGTGGCTGCCGCGCTCGTTCCAGGCGATGAAGCAGCACAAGAAACACCAGGCCAAACCGTACCGTCTCGAGTTCAAGCGCTTCACCCGCCGCCAGCGGCAGTTGCACATCCTGGTCGTGATCAGCTTCCTCGGTCTGGCGCTGACGGGCATGACGCTGAAGTTCTCGTACCTCGGATGGGCGCGGTTTCTCTCCAGCGTGCTGGGGGGATTTGAGTCGGCGTCGTTTATCCACCGCGTCTGCGCCGTGATCACGTTCAGCTACTTTGGCATGCATTTGCACGATCTCTGGCAACGTCGCAAGGAGAGTCGCAAGTCCTGGAAGGCATTCTTGCTTGACAAGGATTCCATGCTGCCGAACAAGAACGACTGGGTCGATTTGAAGGCGACGCTGAAATGGTTCATCGGACGCGGGCCGCGTCCGCAGTATGGCCGTTGGACCTATTGGGAAAAGTTCGATTACTTCGCGGTCTTCTGGGGCGTGGTGGTGATCGGTTCCACCGGCCTCATGCTCTGGTTCCCCGAGTTCTTCACCCGCTTCTTGCCAGGGTGGTTCATCAACGTGGCGACCATCATCCACTCGGACGAGGCGCTGCTGGCGGTGGGCTTTATCTTCACCGTGCACTTCTTCAACACGCACTTCCGTCCCGACAAGTTCCCGATGGACACGGTGATCTTCACCGGACGGGTTTCGATCCAGGAATTCCGCATGGACCGTCCGCGCGAGTTCGCCGAACTGGTGCGCACCCGCCAGTTGAAAAAGCATCTGGCCGAGCCCCTGCCGCCGGTGGTGGTCAAGGGGATGAAGGTGTTCGGCTGGATCGCCCTGTCGCTGGGATTGAGTCTGATCATGCTGATCATCTGGGCCGAGGTCTTCGGTTACCGTTAG
- a CDS encoding cytochrome b/b6 domain-containing protein, which produces MSDAMKRTDTSARALRILWLSAVLILLSFVPSRADDAACRECHGTRDLFEDYGARADSMVVTDAHLGASAHAGLECVNCHADLAGVAEFPHAESLATVHCGSCHEEEASIYQWHGRLKVGVGEDIPACVDCHGTHDILASSDRNSHVNPINLPKTCGRCHENLDLVKKHAIPLERPVELFKSSVHGRASTAGVHLAATCNDCHSTGGTAHRILPPGNVESSINHFNIPKTCGKCHRNVEQDYWEGIHGELTLRGETDSPVCTDCHGEHGILPLRDPRSPVSPNRVAEATCSPCHESARLNEKYGVPTGRLKSFVDSYHGLKSKTGDVTVANCASCHGGHRILPSSDTTSSIHPSNLQKTCGLCHPGISAAAAAVPIHGAPGVSSTPLAGLIKNIYIVIIAVVIGGMALHWLIDLRKQIHLVNLKKQIVRMNYNEVWQHTFLMITFIVLVITGFALRFSESWWAQLLFGREGGFPLRGTIHRVAAVLFILTALWHVGYLLGRRGRAFLVDIMPRKSDFTEFKQMLAYNLGRSAQRPQFGRFSYVEKVEYWALVWGTIIMAITGFFMWEESIAVNLFPKGFLDVMLVIHYYEAWLATLAILIWHMYSTVFNPAVYPMNPAWYTGKMPEDVYRHEHPRDPSLPKASGDEHQHLSSDLPAARDSEAR; this is translated from the coding sequence ATGTCCGATGCCATGAAACGCACAGACACAAGCGCGCGGGCGCTCCGCATTCTCTGGTTGAGCGCCGTTCTGATCCTGTTGAGTTTTGTGCCGTCGCGGGCGGACGACGCCGCGTGCCGCGAGTGCCATGGCACGCGCGATCTGTTTGAGGACTACGGGGCGCGCGCCGACTCGATGGTGGTGACCGACGCCCATCTGGGCGCCTCGGCGCACGCGGGCCTGGAATGCGTCAACTGCCACGCCGATTTGGCCGGGGTTGCCGAGTTCCCGCACGCTGAGTCGTTGGCCACCGTTCACTGCGGCTCCTGCCACGAGGAAGAGGCATCGATCTACCAGTGGCATGGCCGGCTGAAGGTCGGCGTGGGCGAGGACATCCCGGCCTGCGTCGACTGCCACGGCACCCACGACATCCTCGCATCCTCGGATCGAAACTCGCACGTCAATCCAATCAACCTTCCGAAGACCTGCGGCCGCTGCCATGAAAATCTCGATCTGGTCAAGAAGCATGCCATCCCGCTGGAACGGCCGGTGGAGCTGTTCAAAAGCAGCGTTCATGGTCGCGCTTCGACCGCGGGAGTGCACCTGGCGGCGACCTGCAACGACTGCCACTCCACCGGCGGCACCGCCCACCGCATCCTGCCGCCCGGCAACGTCGAATCGTCCATCAATCACTTCAATATTCCCAAGACCTGCGGCAAGTGTCACCGCAACGTCGAGCAGGATTACTGGGAAGGGATTCACGGCGAACTGACACTGCGGGGCGAGACCGATTCGCCGGTCTGCACCGATTGCCACGGTGAGCATGGCATTCTGCCGCTGCGCGACCCGCGTTCGCCGGTCAGTCCCAACCGCGTGGCCGAGGCCACTTGTTCGCCTTGCCATGAGTCGGCGCGACTGAACGAGAAGTATGGTGTCCCGACCGGACGGTTGAAATCGTTTGTCGATAGTTACCATGGTCTCAAGAGCAAGACGGGCGACGTCACGGTGGCCAACTGCGCCTCGTGTCACGGCGGCCATCGCATCCTGCCATCGAGTGACACGACCTCCTCGATCCATCCCAGCAACCTGCAGAAGACGTGCGGGCTCTGCCATCCGGGGATCTCGGCGGCGGCCGCCGCGGTGCCGATTCACGGCGCGCCGGGGGTGAGCAGCACTCCGCTGGCCGGCCTCATCAAGAACATCTACATCGTCATCATCGCCGTGGTGATCGGCGGCATGGCGCTGCATTGGCTGATCGATCTGCGCAAGCAGATTCACCTGGTCAACCTGAAAAAGCAGATTGTGCGGATGAACTACAACGAAGTCTGGCAGCACACCTTTCTGATGATCACCTTCATCGTGCTGGTCATCACCGGATTCGCGTTGCGATTTTCCGAATCCTGGTGGGCGCAATTGCTGTTTGGCCGCGAAGGCGGATTTCCGCTGCGAGGCACGATCCACCGCGTGGCGGCGGTTCTGTTCATCCTGACCGCGTTGTGGCATGTGGGTTATCTGCTCGGTCGCCGCGGGCGGGCCTTCCTCGTTGACATCATGCCGCGCAAGTCCGACTTCACCGAATTCAAGCAGATGCTGGCCTACAACCTCGGCCGTAGCGCACAGCGCCCGCAATTTGGACGCTTCAGCTACGTCGAGAAGGTCGAGTATTGGGCGCTGGTCTGGGGCACGATCATCATGGCGATCACGGGATTCTTCATGTGGGAGGAGTCGATCGCTGTGAATCTCTTCCCGAAGGGCTTCCTCGATGTCATGCTGGTCATTCACTATTACGAGGCATGGCTGGCCACGCTGGCCATTCTGATCTGGCACATGTACTCCACGGTGTTCAATCCGGCGGTGTACCCGATGAACCCGGCGTGGTACACCGGCAAGATGCCGGAGGATGTTTACCGGCATGAGCATCCGCGGGACCCGTCGCTGCCCAAGGCATCCGGCGACGAGCACCAACACTTGTCGAGCGATCTGCCGGCCGCCCGGGACAGCGAGGCCAGATAG